CAATCTAGTCAATTCGGAAACTTTGGATGCCGAATTTTACTTTCCTTTTCCTTATCTTTTTCACGCAAGGGATAAAATCTGAAGCAAATATCTATAAACCATCAGTCAATCATACTTATACGATTGATTCACTGTTCAATCTCATTTCCTTGTAAGGCACACCCAATTTCATCAATCATTAATTTTTCAGGATGACCTGGGCAGCATGGGATCCTTATGGTCATATCTAAGCAAAGCACATATAGCGCTTTAAAATCAAGACTTTACGGTCTGTGCTTCAGTGGAACGCAGACCTAGGCTCAAGATTTGAAGTGCATCCCTTCACTGCAATAGGCAAATTAGCACTCAACCAACGGTATGCGCATTCACATCAAGGAGTCATAAAGAACCTCCTTCCCAGCCACACACACTTGATATCCTGATTCCAATCTGGATGAAGAAACCATCGTGTCCAAAACAGGCTTGGACTCAATGtgtagctagctagctagctaccTACCTAGTGCCGTCAATAGGTTGACAATTCAGCAAATCATGGCCAATGGGCATAATTTGTTGCAAATCCCGCCATCGCTTTTATTATCGCTTTGAGTGTGGAGAACAATGGGCCAGGAGGAGCTGGGAACACTGGTGTCTTTATCAAGTTTGACGGAATGGCTCGTGGTTGATATTCGTGTGTGCGTGCTGAGAACCATCCTCGTGGTCGCTGGTCGCCGAtcttgaaaagagagagagagagagacaagcacaaagaagagagagcgaagaaaagaaagacagGTAGAGAACGATATTTTAATGCAGAATGGATGACCCATTGTGAATTTGATCTCGTGTAGAGAGCGAGgaaaaaatcatggggaaAGGTTGACGAATGGGACTCAGAACATTAGAATACATCTTCATCATTTCACCACCATTGTGCCTGACGGTGGTGGTTAGCGGAAGATATGGTTTTGTGAATCTCATCTTTGTATTGCCAAGACTCGGAATGCACTCCTGGCATAATTACTGCGCCATGCCCTTAATAACTAGTGATCACGAGATTAGAAATCTTGCCAGTTTGGGAAACACGACACATTCAAAATTGCCGCCTCACGAGGTTTTGACTCTTCTTATTGGGTGAGAACCACATAGACCCAGTCAAATCTGGGATGTCTCCCAGTAAAACAGGGATGTGCATGTCCTGCGAAGAAACCGAAAATACCATCCAACGggatggaatgaaattcatgTCTTCggcattaaaaaaatctttcttttgaCTTTCGCATATTCTCCCAGATGTCTTCTTGATGCAGGGATGGGATTGTTTGAGGTTCCAAGAACAGTGCTGACAAATAAGGGacactttttacttttttttgttgaaaagcaTTAGTGTTTGATCAAGGggtaaatgaaaataaaacctTATTAAGTGAGAATGTTCAGCTGCATAAATAATGTGACAGTAAttataaaaaatatcttttcaaaagaaattataTATGTTATTCAGATCTAATTATTCCATGAATTGATCCCAAAAATCCTCCTCGAAATAGATTAacatcattgttcaatgtggGGGTTTTGAGTggacatcatttttttcaattcatgctAGCTTAAGCTTCATTAGTCTCATTAGCAGGAGTTACATGTCTGCAGAGGATTTAAGGAatgaaagaaagcaaaatattaATCAAAAGTCAGCTAAAGGACAAACTTATTTCAAATACAATCACTTACTCTTTAGACTAATTATTGAAGGTAGTTTTTTgataaagttaaaaaatgacCCCGAGTTTTGACAAACCCCGTCCTCAATCCTTCTCGACTATCTCTTTTCATCTCCTGGGTCGTCTCCACACACTCCTTGAGCACATAAAACCATCACGCatacatgaaaaaaagccatctCGAGCCCAACCAACCATCTAAAGATCAATAAATTTTTCCAAGTCAACTACACTCTTGAGTTATTATTGCAAACAACCTAAAATTACCCTCCCAGCGAGTGAGCTggagaaccaaccaaccaacggcAATCTGACGACCTCTTGGCCTGCCGCCTCTCATCGCGGATCTCACCTCCGAGCGACTTGCTTCTTGCTTCTTGCTTTTCCGGGGGACGAGTTTCCGAGTCTCTCTCCCTTGACTTGGTACATTGGGAATATCTCACGATGGATGATTGCCAGATTTGAAGAGGAATCTCCGGTGAGCATATGAAAGACAACCGgtcaccaaccaaccaacgaacaaCCAACATTGAACAGACACTAAGAGGACGTGGAGAGACGGAGATTGGATGTGCGTGAAGCGAATAGGACGGCTCAAATTCTTGCAACTTGGAAACGGCCGTCAAATAGGCACGTAAGCATGCCGAAATTAACTGAGACAAAAGCCCATTGAATATCACTAGGTACGACCTATCAAGACGTCATGTGTTTAGCACTGTATCGCATGAGGCCATTGGGATTTGTGTAAGCAGGTTGAGGGGTAATTGCAAGATTGTTTTACAAGGTAAATATGCAGgccatgtattttttttaccaaacatttaaaaaacaaCACTGGTACCCCTATTAAAACCAACAAACGTGCGAGTAACTAGAAGAACCAAGTGAACTCAATGCCCCATTTCTGATGGTCATTCTTCTTTGGTAGATTCAGGTGCTGAGTTCTTCGTGCGTCTTTTTTAAATCCCTCAAGAATTCGACCCCGATCTTGACCCCTGGATACATGTGATGTGGCTCATAAAAAGAAGCAACACTTTTAGAGACCCACAAAATTGGAGATGATCTCAGACCTGATGCGAGCGATTATGAAGCCATTCAACCGTTCAACGAAATACCTCTTCAGTCCGATCCCGACCAATCTCTCTTCATATCCCAACAAAACAATAGTTTGGCTTGCATTTTCAGTCAACGCAAATGTTTTTTCTTGGTTGGTTTGATGCCCATCTTTGTCCTGTCAATATCTCGTCACCGTGGACAATGTTTCACTTCGAGCCCATGGAGTGTTCTCTCCAATTTTATGCGGACTTCAATCTCATCCATGGTGTCCACGAGGACCAGAATGAGATTGCTCACCCAAGCACGACATCACTCACATAATGATACTTTGATATTGGTGAGAGCGGGTCACGGCTCTGATGATAACACCCGTGTCGTACGAGAAAACGAGTATGGAGTACATGGATCAACCAGAGCAAAATGGTGTATTGGTAGATGGTATGCGAAGTTCGCACTGTCCGAAAAGCCAGGCGAAGCCAATTCCAAGCGAGGGTGGAATGGAGCTCCGACTTCGATTCCGACCATTCTCATCAGTGGACAGATTCAGCACCTAGTAATATACCGGTATATATGTAGGAGCATATGAACGAGCATGATCTGCCCTCGAGCTACGCTAACAACGGGACGACGACGCAAACCCAGCCTCCAACCTCCAAATTCGAGGAGAATGAAATTTCTGCCAAAACATGCAAGGCTTTAAACATTCTTGTCGGTGACTTCACGTGGGAAAAATGCTCCGGAGCACTCAAGCATTCGACCCAGTATGGAAACATCAAATGCCTAATAATTGAACCCTGACCTGAGGATCTAAACTGGTCTGTTAACATACATATCGTATATACGCATGTATATGTAGCGAGGAAGTCTGAGAAGATTCAATCGAATATCAAATGTTATGGTGAATACAAAAcgggttttttttgcttggctTTAATTTTAAAGCTATTATCGAGACCATGAAAGCAGCCCGACAGTCCTTGGGGTCTATAAGCGGGTGCAATAGCCGATCATCAGAGATGGAAGGAAATCAGAAGGAAACTTGAATTTTTACTGCTTTAAGTAATTCTAGGTCATTTAAAAAGTTTGCAAGCctaaacacatttttgaaaacaaagatttTTTAACATCAATCAAATGCTATTTCAGAGCACACTTAGCATTTGAATGCAAATTAGCTTAGGATCTATTAAATTCCTACTGAATTATATGGGATTAAAGGATCGTTTTGTTTAATTTATCTCCAATTTCCGTCGAACCTCAATACAGTCGAATTATAGATAAAGTTACATTGAGCACATTTCACAAAATTCATTATCTATTTCCAATTGCTattttattctattttttttgtcaagggAAGTATTGTGGTGtcacaaaaaataaaactcaCAACTTTTGGTTGAATTTTAAAACTACATTTTCCCAAAGATTTTCGTTGGGATACGGGGATGTAGAGTTATGCCGTGTTTACGTTTTTCTTTCTGCttttccttttaaaaaaattttttaatcaaaatctcaaaactATGTTTTTTTGACTCAACCTCCGGCTTTTAAGGTTTTTAACAAAGCTTCATAATGTTGACAGAATATGTCAGTTTCTTTGGTTTGTGCATCGAAATCTTGAAAAACTCTGCACATGAGAAAAAATGGACTCCAAGAAATCTTTGCTGATCTTATGAGGcctttttgcaacaataaCTCATAACTGCGCCGTACGttttaaaccattttttaCGTCATTTCGTTGCAAATCAAATAGTTTTGCATAATCCATTTGCATATTATTGGAATACATTTTAGCTGCATGTTTCCCCCATCTCTactcatcatcgtcatcaactTTGAAAATCCATAATGGCCTATTAAACTCCCACATTTTAAGAAGAGGGTTAATCACGGATGGCAGTTCTCTGAAAGCATGACGACGGCAGCGGCCATATTCCAGGAGACCTCGAGAACCCCGAGAGGTGACTATCTCATCTCGGGGAGAGAAATCGCAATACATCATTCCGTTCCGCCCCTTGGTGCATGTTCACAGTTTGTACCTATACGACACACTCCCAACGTGTCAtaagggttggttggttcgtggTAGATGATGCTTGAGTTGTACGCACGGCCCTCGAAGACGAAAGAAACCATGTGAATGAGTCCCGCCCCCAatttttcttggaaatttGCAAACTCAAAGACCATCCGTCGTCCCACACCCCGAGAAAAACGAGTGAGATCTATGGATTTCGGTTCCGAGTGCATGCCAATAATCGGAAGAAGCGCACCTAAGTTCGCGGAAAATGCCCGAATCACGATTCGTCAATGAACATCTCCGAGCCGGCAGAATTCAATTCATAATTAGTTCAAACTAAGTCGGACCAGGACAGGGTCGAGATTGGAATGTTAGGCCAATCTACACTGTACATTAGTACTGACGAAGTTTATCGATTAGGAGCAGGGAGAGTTTAGTTTGATTCGCCTTAAAATCTTTACGAGGTGTAAATCGGACCAAGGTAAGATGCAAACTTTATGTGTAAGGGAAAACCACAAATCAATGTAGATTCTTGAGATGGACAGATTAGCACGGATGCACATATGTACTATAGGATAGAGTTTTCCACATTCGCAATCGGTTACAAGAGCACATATTTGAATGCATCCTGTGAACAATTATAGCATCTATAGCTGCAAAAGCAAACATGATGCTTGGCATATTTGGAAGACGTTCTTTAACTCGCGAGCCCCTTGTTTGGCTGCGTTTGTTCCAAACGTATGTCAGACCCCTCTTGGAATACAACACCCTGGTATGGACCCCCTGTTCTACTGGGAGACATCAGACAGATGTTTGTTTGAGTCGGTCCAGAGATGGGCAAAGCGTGGAATGAGAGGCCTGTGAGGCCCATGTATGGGGAAAGGCTGTACAGGCTTGGGCTTACCTCGCTGGAACAGAGGAGGGTCATGTTCGACCTGGTGCTGGCTTACAAGATGAGAAATGGAGTGATTGAGATCAAGAGTTTGGGATCGAATGGGCCTCTCCTGAGAGGCCCGGAGTCAATCAATGACAATCGCACGCGCAGTGAGACTAGCCAGCATTTGAAACCAGACCGTGGTTATTCCAGATCCTGACAACATTTCTTCTCGATTCGTGTGGTCAAACTGTGGATTTTATGCCGATGGAACTTCGGTTACTGGAGTCCTTGAGAACATTCAGACTCGACCTCTTTCCccttgtcaaatgcttttAATCTGTTTTCGGGCGTGTTTCTTGCGTTTCTCTTTATATATTTTCCCCCGCAACCTTCTTCCCAACCAATACCTTATacacatcaaatttgatgatttggctGGTCTTTACAATACAATGCCATTGTTGTATTTGAACCAATTGTCAGAGTGGTATTTCAATTATTTATATCTGTTACAAAAACGAGTAATGAAAACTTGATCGTGATGATGAGCCAAATAGAAGCTGCAACATCCATACCCCTGAGACAAATCGCAATTAACACTGAAGACTTGAGTGAAGACttgagtttaaaaaagtagatGTTCGTAAGATATAAATCAAGAAAGATAGAAATGGAGGAGGAATTGCCACATCTTTGGATCACAAGTGTTTCATTTGTCTCTGGATCACCACTCGTATTTGTATCTAACTCAAATTACGGAAATCATGTCGGCCGGAATGAAATACTCGGACGAACTCAGTTGTTCCCCCATCAGGTCTTAATCAGCTCGGACAGTTTATCGCGGAATTAGTGGGACCCGCTTGGATGGACAGAATTGGATTGTTCTTTGCAGCCCCAGCGGTCTCACATTTCGCTCTTCATTCCTTTTAATTATTCCCCTGCCAATAAAAGTAGCTTGGCCTTTCATCCCAATCATCACATTTCACCTTGGAAACGAGAAGTTGATATGGCTCAAAAATGCCTTTGTCgcatttggttgattttgtttttgtccaatcGAAAACTGCAACTCTCACCATGATTTTGgcgatccaatttcaaatgagagAGGAACTCGCCTCTTCTGTTGGATGGTCACTTTGTTATGAGTGAACCCTGCAGTTTTCAATCAATCCTTCCTTGGCAGGAATTGACCTGAGAAAGATAGAGAAACTCGTGGCATTTGAGTGCGAAAGTCATTGTACCTGCTCGTCCTGGATTTGCAAAGTTTTGGCAACTTTTCTGGTCTTGTCGAGTCTCTGGAGAGGGATTTTGGCCATCTTTTCGCTTCACCCAAAGGAGAGATGAAAACTGTGAGGACGGCCATCATGATGGACCAGCCAAGTCCCAACTTTACCCATTAATCCGACAGAGAAAACAATGGAAACTAGCCtgataaaaaatgcaaactttcttttctctctcttgtcTTGTTCCCTTAGGTTGTCTTTGAAATCGCAAGTTTTGCTCTCTTCTAATTTGGGCTTATGACGAAATACGTACATTGTGCACTGTCACAAAACTCCATCAACGCCTCAATGAATAATACCCGTGGAGTTTATAGTGCGCTTACAATTTTGTTGTTTCTCCTTTCACACTTTTAATACATGATTGCAAATACAATAGGTTTCTTTCTTAGGTGTTTGGGGCACATTATGAGTTCAAGTGCGCCATTCGAGACGAACATCTACTAGAGAACCGGGGTGGGATAAGAGGGAAATCTGGGTTTGAACCTGAGTTCCATTCGGTCATGCGTTAGTCTACTGTGCTACAACCATCTATCAAAGTTTCATAAGAAACCTCAATTCCGTAACACTGTTGCGTTAaattccgttttttttttctcattgattgagaagattgACGCTCTCTCTTACTACAGATGTGATGAAGCAACTTTGTGCACTCAATAATCCCAAAgatcaaaatgctcaatttgaGGTTATGAGAAAGAATTTGCATCGGATTTTTGTCGGGGCCCTTTTTTGCATTCTCTGCCATATCACACAGGTCAAATATTTCCCCCATCATGATGTGAGGAATTTCATCCCGAATGCATATCCCCAGATCACACATGGCCATtctccctccatccatccatccttccatccacccaacgaaccaaccatccaaccatccatccttccatcccATCACCCTTGCAGTATGAGTGCCTGCCAGCCCCTGTGATTACCGGGCAGTCCGATTACACATGCACATTGGCACAGGTCGGCCTAATCATGAGCAATCTGAGGCCGCTCTTTAATTTGCAAGTTCGTCTTGGTTGACTTTGTCTGCGTGGGCTGCTCAAACGAGACGGGAAAGTGGGTGCTGGGTGCTTGGTTTTCTGCTCTGCTCTCCCAATTCTCGATGTGAATTGAGAACTCGTGTTCGTCTTTCATCCTCGAACATGCCTCGCCTTCATTGGCGGCATTTTTATCCAACACATTCCAAAACAGGCTCCAAGAAGATCTTTCACGGGTATCCAGAACAAAAAGCGCCAGGGATTTTCTCACGGGTGGTTTGGAGTGTCACAGGCCTCAGGTACGGCGATGTCTTCAGTTTTTAGCTTGCTGGAGCCCTCACACATTTTCCGTGTCGTCTGCGAGAACGAGGCCTGAGTGCGAAAGAGCGACAAAAGTGACCAACGGCTCGTTGGCGAGGCGCGTGCCGTTCCAAAACCATCTCCACATACTGGATAGTGCctctggtggtggtggtgatgaggaggatggtgatgatgatatcCACTCCTCGAACCTTTGTCTCTTGGCTAacaagagcgagagagaagtGGATTGAAGGGCGCGcccgagtgagtgagtgagtgagtgtagtCTTCCCCTTTCTTTGGAGGAGGGGGAAGATGATAACAATGATCTGAAGACACATGATTTCCAGTGTTAGTTCGAGTTCATATCTTGATCCGAAGCGTTGGGTGTTGATGGTGCTTAATTGGACTTGTGATTTATGTGTACTGTGTGTTGGTTATCGTTGATGGCACGGCACGTGAGACAATGGACCAATACGGAGACCTAATCCAGATAGGTAAGCACAAGTTCCATCTTATTTATCTGGAATTGGATCACACTTACATTACCAACACGCACATTAGCAACTCGCTATCAAGGGATAATTTGGTATTGTGTGTACAGGGAACGAGCGGCTTCGAATCTCTTGTGTCGCCGTGTTACCTCGGAAATTGGCTTTTCCACAATCTCTCGATCACCAGGGCAACTAGCTCTCAAGATCAATTGGAGAAGAGAACGCAATAAAGAGGATATCTTTTATGCCTGGCCACAAAAAGTAAACATCCAAGGCTTGGACATTTCCCCAATCAATTGATCTATCAATTGCTTGGTGTGCTTGGGCTCGACCACTAAGTGAGTCGACCTTGATCAGTCACATGACAAACAGATATGCGGGAAGGGGTCTGGAATTTTTAAGAAATCTCGAAAATGCCAAGGATAACGAACGTGGGGACTTGTAACAAAGACATATGCCATCTTCACTCCTGACTCGGCCCAGTGAGaaattcatcatcattatccacTCTCggatcttcttcttttccatgaAAATGGGTGAAATGAAGGTGATCCTACCCTTCCTTCGAGTCCTGTCATTCTTTCTGACACTCCCTTAAAGTTTTTCGGATCAAAAACACCTCCGAAGTTTGGGAGATCAGTTTTCATTAGATCCAATTTTGTCCTTCAAGGACACTGACGAGTCTTGCGCAGGTTTTAAAACAAGGTAGGAGAGAAGCCTTTGCAAAACAATAGGCCATCCGAGGTTTTTTTCCCTGTTTTTCCCTACAGCACAGCCTTGAGTGAcaaggtctctctctctctctcgtccAATATTGGACAAATATCAGTTGCAGAAAAGTTTTGCCATTGCgagagcaaaaaagaaataatttgtCACTCGGCCAAACTCGTCTTTATTATGCAACGGTTCCTGGGGCTAATACAATGCGGTTTGACATGAAAGATCAATGGTGCATGCTATGTTTCATGGAGCCTCAATTTGACGGTGTCCCATCTCTCCTTGTTCCAGTTTGGCAAAGGTGATTCGGTTCCAATATGTTTCCCAATCCGCGGAATCCATTGTAAGGACGCATTCTCACGAACACCACCCACCCACTTGGGTGACAGCGGCAGCAGCCAGTTAattccaagaagaagagacagaaaaggaaagaaaacccGCACACTTTGGCTAGAAGTTGGTTCAGTCCTTTCTTCGGCTTCAAAATGGTTGGTGTGCTTACAACGTCGAAAACCCAGAGGCTCTTCATCCTGATCCGACAAGCCATTTGTTATGTGGTTCTCCTTCAACAATTCCTTATCATTGTGCCATTGTGTGAGGCCGTGCAGGAGAGCCATTACCTTCATTGGAACACGTCAAATCCCATCTTCCGCATAGACAATACCGATCACATTATCGATGTGAATCGCGGCAATCAGGCCTGGGAGTATGATCAAGTGAACATCATCTGTCCACTCTATAAACCGGGGACCAGAGCCGAGGAAATAGAGCAATATGTCATTTACAGTGTGTCCAAAGACGAGTACGAGTCGTGTCGGATCACCGATCCGCACCCCCGGATCATTGCTCAATGTAATAATCCTCATAGGCTCTTGTATTTCACGATCACCTTCCGATCATTTACGCCAACGCCCGGCGGAATGGAATTTCAACCCGGACAGGACTACTACTTCATCTCGACCTCGGCCAAATCGGACCTTCACCGCCGACTCGGAGGCCATTGTTCCACGCATAACATGAAGGTTCAGTTCAGGGTGGCGGACAATCGCCACGAGAACCACGTCCGTCTGGCCAACAATCCTCGATATCGGCCGCACCAGCCTTACCATGACCCCTCAAGGCAAGGTGTCAAGGTTCCCTCGTCTACGGGCGAGGGCTCACTGCCTCAGACATCTCCCACTGTTGCCACTACTACTGCCAAGCCTCTGGATTCCCACGGGTATCTGGATAACAGTCAAGGAAAGTTGCCAAGGTATTATGGTGATCTATCACACTATGACAACCTGAGTGAAAAGAAGCGCCACGAATATGACGTTCATCCCAATGATATCATCAAACACGAGGCATCTCGGATGGCAGCTGCCACCTCAAAGGCTGCCTCGCGCTCAACCCACCTCGATCTGGTTCCATGCTTTTTAGCGATGCTGATCGTGTTCCATTTGTCTTCATTGCACGCGTCCTAAGAAGTGGATAGTCGAGACCAGAAGATAGTCAGAAAGGATTTCACATAATTTGGTTCAAGCTTTATTGTTATTGGGACAAATGTCCCGGTTCCCACCTCCTTGCGAGCACTCATACTTTCTTGACTGTTGACTGGAGGTGAACCCGTGCTGTTGGTTTGGTCCTATTTTTCGGTTGGGAAAGAGGAAGACACGGAATTGCTCCCTTTCGAAGACGACGAACATAGACTTTGTGCCAAACCTCCGAAGAATAATGTTCCCATGTTCCAAGTGCCATAGCTAATGCGAGGCTCTCGTTGTTCCTGCGCCATGAACGCACGCCAAGCATTGTCGAATTGGATCAAATGGCAAGACAAATCCTAAGCCTTTACCAAGACTTTGAATGACCTTCATAGGTAGAGAAGAAGAGACTGTGATACATTACTGTAAGACTATCCCTCGTGGCCGTACGAATTTGAACTGACATTTGAGTTATTGCCGCATTTCTCACCAACCTATTGCTTCATCGTGTCAACGTTATTCCACTCAATATGTTTTAATGTCTGTGATatcaatttgagaaaaaaaacatacgCACAATGTTCACTTctaaaggggaaaaaatcaataaactCGCGGTCATGTTGTTTTTCATAATCTGTGGCCACTTTTGTACGTGTACAACGTACTCGTTTCATTAACTTTTGGTCCAAGCTGGTAGTGTTGTGCCAAACTTGACAGGGAGGGAACAAATTGACTGGGTTCCCGAGGAGTTTCAGGGCCCCTTCAAGCGGCAACTTGAAGTGCGATAGTGTCGGTCGCATCTGGAACTTCTGTCACTCGAACAGGGAACGAACTGGTTCGGAAATGCTGCCTTTCGTCCCACCCAAAAACCTGTCTCTCAAGCATAGACTTGGAGCAACGGTTACTTACATTGCTTATGGTTAGTATATTTCATACGTTAGTTTTATATTCAATCTACTTTCAAATCGCCAAGTCTACTTGAAAATACACTACAAGACAAGTTCAGTAAAGCCTCACTGACGATTAAACCCCGTCGGTTCCGGATCTAGTAGGCACTTCAGTTCCCTCCTTGGTGCTGAATAAGAGTGAAAAAGGCTATTGGCAAAGTAAATGATGGGACAACCTTGAAAGTTGCCTCAATGGATTAGAAGGCGGCCGAGGAGTCGCCTAGGATTGGTCCACCGGCCACTGCTAACATGaactttcaatttggaacaaggaaaTGGAAAGTCAATCCCACTCGCGGGACAGACTCGTGTTCcgaacttttttttacttgtacAACGATCAATCTCAAAACTCGTCCACCTCCTTTCGATTCACTTCCATAATCGTCGTTAAGCCATAAAATACTGTTCTAAAGATCTTCCTCACGCAAAAATGTCCACCAAACGTTCCAATAATCCCCTTCCTTCACTAAAAAAAGAGCATCAAACCACCCAGTCCGAAAATAGAAAATGACCCACATACCACATGTAGGTATTTTACCTGGGATAGATAATGGTTGATAGACCGACTGGATGCCATAGTGGTGGTTTGCTTGCCCCATGGAATTGATGACTGTGGCTGTGATCGGCTCTGAGATTTCAAGATTTCGGTGACTGATGAGCTTGTGAGTTACGGAATTATTCCCCCACACCCACGCTTATTTGCCCAGGTTGGATGTGAACAGCTTGTAGAaactttggaaatgatgatagGTCATTATACATTAGGCCACATCTCGTGGGCCGCTCGCCATCCAAGAAAGTGAGAGATGGGCAAAAAAGCACAACCAAATTCATGTCAAATCTACAAACCCACAATTTGCTTAGCAGACCACTCATTCTCGATcccatttttcttctcctcgtgGGCTCAAACTGGCTCGAGAGACCGTAGAATCGGTAATTCTTGCATGGTAATCAGATCGGAATCGAACACTTCGATCGAGAAATCGTCCAATCTGGCGACTTGGCATCCACTGACGACTGTCGACTGCCTGTTCTCGACCAGTCAACAAACAAGAGGGTATTTGTTaaaccaattgaaaatattctcGAGAGGTCTCAACCAACTTCATAAACCAAGACCAAGAATGCAGCCATTCATTCTCAGCTCAGATTTTTAGATTCGACAATCAATCAACGAAGGGAATAATGCATTTCTCATCCCAATGGCAATGTTGTAGctattttacaatatttatTTTGTGATATAATTCTTTGGGAGATTAGTTTAAGG
This DNA window, taken from Tigriopus californicus strain San Diego chromosome 9, Tcal_SD_v2.1, whole genome shotgun sequence, encodes the following:
- the LOC131886978 gene encoding ephrin-A1-like encodes the protein MVGVLTTSKTQRLFILIRQAICYVVLLQQFLIIVPLCEAVQESHYLHWNTSNPIFRIDNTDHIIDVNRGNQAWEYDQVNIICPLYKPGTRAEEIEQYVIYSVSKDEYESCRITDPHPRIIAQCNNPHRLLYFTITFRSFTPTPGGMEFQPGQDYYFISTSAKSDLHRRLGGHCSTHNMKVQFRVADNRHENHVRLANNPRYRPHQPYHDPSRQGVKVPSSTGEGSLPQTSPTVATTTAKPLDSHGYLDNSQGKLPRYYGDLSHYDNLSEKKRHEYDVHPNDIIKHEASRMAAATSKAASRSTHLDLVPCFLAMLIVFHLSSLHAS